cttttgaggcctttctctcctttcccgtatggcccattaaggcccaatacgaattcccgtaactctccggtactccgaaaaatacccgaatcactcggaacctttccgaagtccgaatatagtcgtccaatatatcgatctttacgtctcgaccatttcgagactcctcgtcatattccagatctcatccgggactccgaactccttcggtacatcaaaactcaataaaactgtcatcgtaacgttaagcgtgcggaccctacgggttcgagaactatgtagacatgaccgagacacgtctccggtcaataaccaatagcgggacctggatgcccatattggctcccacatattctaccaagatctttatcggtcagaccggataacaacatacattgttccctttgtcaccggtatgttacttgcccgagatttgatcgtcggtatctcgatacctagttcaatcttgttaccggcaagtctctttactcgttccgtaacacatcatcccgcaactaactcattagtcacaatgcttgcaaggcttatagtgatgtgcattaccgagtgggcccagagatacctctccgacaattggagtgacaaatcctaatctcgaaatacgccaacccaacaagtacctttggagacacctgtagagcacctttataatcacccatttacgttgtgacgtttcgtagcacacaaagtgttcctccggtaaacgggagttgcataatctcatagtcataggaacatgtataagtcatgaagaaagcaatagcaacatactaaacgatcgagtgctaagctaacggaatgggtcaagtcaatcacgtcattctcctaatgaggtgatctcgttaatcaaatgacaacttatgtctatggctaggaaacataaccatctttgattaacgagctagtcaagtagaggcatactagtgacactctgtttgtctatatattcacacatgtattatgtttccggttaatacaattctagcatgaataataaacatttatcatgatacaaggaaataaataatactttattattgcctctagggcatatttccttcagtcgcAATCGTCGGTCATCATGAGTGAGGTATGTATGTAATCAATGTTGTATGGAAGTAATGTTATACCATAGAAAACTTTTTTCATGGCTATGTTATGATTGTGTAGGTGACAGGAGTTGAGGGGAAAAAGAATGTCCAAGATACTGCTAGTGCAGATGATAAGAGGGATATGTTCATGCAGATAATACAAATGACTTTTACGTCTCACGAGGCTGCGTATGATTTCTACAACAGCTATGCTAGAGATAATGGTTTCAGCATTAGAAAGAATAGGGTCAGGTATAGCAAAACCGAGTCACGTCATATGCGTTACAGGCGGTTTGTTTGTTCCAGACAAGGAAAACGTGACAACAGGTTGCTAACCGAGGAAGGACACAGCCGTAGGCTCAGACCCGAGACACGCTGCCACTGCGAAGCGCACCTGACCGTGAAGCTTGACCAAAAGCGTGGGGTTTGGTATGTTGATAGTTTTGAGGACAAGTATAGCCATATCTTGGCAGGACAGGACGAGGTACCTTTTCTTTGGTCCCACAGAAAAATCAAATAGTACCAGAGAGCTGAGATACTGTCCATGCGAGCTGCAGGGATTAGAATTCACGACATGATGGATTCCTTCATCAGCAAACATGTATGGTATGGCGGTGTTGGTTTTACCAGGCGTGAAATATACAACCTTTGCGCCAGGGAGAAGAGGAAGCTGCTTTCAAAAGGTGATGCTGCCACAGTCATAGGCATCATGGTCAGTAGGAAACAGAACGATCCTAGCTTCTTTTTCAAGTACAAGCTAGACAGGGAGGACATATGAATAGGATGTTCTGGTGTGACTCCCAGTCTCGTCATGACTATGAGGACTTCGGCGACGTGCTTGTATTTGACAGCACGTAAAAGATGAACCGGTATGATATGCCATTCATACCCTTTGTTGGTCTTAACAATCACCGGAAGACCACTGTTTTTGCTTGTGCCATAGTTTCGGACGAGACCGAAGAGACATATGTGTGGCTGCTGGAGACTTTTTTGAGGTCCATGTGTCAAAAGATGCCTATGAGTGTTATCACGGATGCCGACGCTGCGATGATCAAGGCAATTCGCCAAGTCTTGCCAGATGTGTGGCACCGTATATGTACGTGGCATATAGAaaaaaatatgaagattcaccTCAGTCACAAGTCCTTGAAGGAGTTCCGAACTCTTCTGCACTACAGCAGTCCACGGCCACGTTTGAGGAGAGATGGCACGCGTTTTCCAAAAGATGGCAGTCGGAAAAAACAGTAACATGGTTGAGACGGATGTATAAGAGGAGGAGACTGTGGGCCGCGGCTTATCTGACAGAGGGTTTTTGGCTTGGCATGAAAAGCAACCAGAGGAGTGAAAGTCTAAACTCATGCCTTCACCTCCACCTAGACGGTGAAATGACCCTGGTGGATATGATTTTGCACTATGAGAACGCCGTTGTACGTATCCGTGAGAATGAGGCACGAGATGATTGCACGGCCTCACAGAGTTTACCGGTGCCAGTTACTAGCTTGAGGGAACTTGAGATAGCTCCTTCTCACGTCTTCACTCCAGCAAACTTCTATATGTTGCAAGCTGATCTTAGGAAAATTGGTGGCATGGAGATTGTAGAAATAAAGCTCGGAGACGGATCACAGCAGTACATCGTGGCCTGGAAGAATAACCGGAAGAGCCGTTTTTGGGTGGAGTACACTCCAGTGAATTCCGCAGAAACTATAAGGTGCAGCTCCAGAAGAATGATTCGAAAGGGACTACCTTGCAAGCACATATTCCATGTACTGAAGTACTTGAATATATCTGAAATACCAAAGTGTTTAGTTCTTGTGCGGTTCACGAAAGACGCAAGGTTGGGACTGCCCGCCAGGCGCACAAGCGATCTGTTGGGATTTGGATGGACTGGAGCAGCTGAAAGAATGAAATATAGCCAGGTCAGTGTGTTGGCTTCAGAAGCTATGCATGCAGCATGCAAACACCCAACTTTGTGGGATCAGTTACAGGAGAGTTTGAAGACCGTGATAGCTAAGAGCCATGAGTATGATCAGCTAAAGGAAAATTTGAGTAAGAAAATGGCTGATCTTAGTACTTGTGCAATTGAATATGTAGATGATGGTGAAGGCAACATAGTTGAAGTTCATGATCCTATTAAAGTATCAACGAAAGGTGCAACTAAGGTAGATGAGAACCGCCCTATGTCGAAAAATGGTAGGCCACTTTCGTACGACGAGATCAGAATCAGGTGCGGCGCATGCAAATTGCTAGGGCACACTAAACGCAGCAAGAAATGCAAACTAAATAAGAAGTAAGTTTTTGTATGCATTGTAGGTTATAATTGTTTTTAACTTGTCATTCATTAACTTTTCCTGTTATCGTGTGCAGAAGCGTGGTGGGCGAAGAAGAGTAGAATAGTTGCTAAAGTTATGTTAGAATGAATCCAGTGATCTAATAGTGAGGTGTTTACAATGTGTTACTGCATACATGATACATGATATATACTATTGCAAGAGGCCAGTACCTTGAGATAGTGCTTGTAGCATATATGGACTAAACAGGAGGCAGACACTAGGGACTTTAATCATGGAAAATGGATAGCATTTTAGCCATTGTAATGATGGCATCTTTTGTGTTGTCCACTGTAGTTATATTATATTAGAAAACTAGACGATACTTGGCATGTTGTTGCGGGAATGTTTTGCAATATATTCATAGAGAAATGGTTACGTGTAACATGTATATGTTGTTGCGGGAATATTTTGTTTGCATGTTGTGGTGGACCTTTCTCCATACATGTTGAATGACGAGGTGGCAAACTTGCATGTTAAGAGAAATAGGTTAGTGGTGGCTAGTTGTTTAGATATAGAAGATGTAATTATGTGTGGTAATAATTAAAAAAATTTCACTCCTTTGGTTCACCACCATTTAGATATAGAAGATACCAGCTCACTTTGGTCTATAGTATAGACTTCGTACCAAAAACCCACCATTTTGCCctcataaagaaaagaaaaacccaCCATTTTATGGCTTGTAGTGTAACTCGGGCCGCTTGTCGCGATGACGTGGGGGGGGTGACGGATGCCGTTAGATGGCGCGACACACGGCCACTCCCGTTGCCGAGCCCATTTAACAATTTTCATTTTGATTACAGCCCGTTTAAATGGGCCGCGCTGGCCACCTGGTCGGGGCGGTTCTTCCCTCGCGATCTCCACGCGCGTTCTATCTATCCACtacaaccgccgccgccgctgccgccaccgaTCCACGTCTTGCCGCCGGTCACGTTACGCCATGGTTTCGTGGAGCGACGAGTCGAGCTCTTCTTCGGATGGCGAATCCGTGACTAGCCTGCAGGTATGCTGCTACTATATAATCTCCAAATAGTGCTAGGCTTAGGGTTAGGGTTCTTCATTTCCGGTATTTAACGCAGGGCGTTGATTTGTGCATTATCTCTGTTGTTTCGTTTAGCTTCCTACGACTATACCTTGCTATGAATGGAGTGGCATTGCTCACGATCTGTCTTCTCGTTGTCTGCATCGAGAACCTTGCGTCAGGCTAGTTGCTTTTGATTCCTTGGACACTGGCAGACGTTTTCTTGCCTGTGGTCAGAAGGTATGTTGTTCCGTACTGTAAATATATGTTTAAATTACCTCGTGCTCGATTTACTTCGCGGTAATCCATTGTTCTGCCCAAAATTGCATACAATTTCAATTAATTTGTGCATTTACAAAGTCCGTATTTATGTTGTTTTTTTACGGTCTAATATTTGTTTTAGCACATAATAGCATATACTTGTAGTTAATtgatccatatatatatatatgtatatcatTGCATGCTACATTTTGTGTTTATATGATTGAGACCATATTTTTAGTGCATTGCATGTAATTGTATTGCATTTGTGCATATATGATTGAGACCATATTTTTTCATACTGTAGGAAGAAGTGAAATGTAACTATGTGGAATGGGTAGACCCGGAGTGGTCAGTGGCTACGAAGTTCTGCCTGAGAGAACTGTGGAGCATGTATGACGAGAAGCTGAGACAGAATATTAAGAATGCTGAAGAAAATTGCATGTTAATTGGAGAAAAGAGGAGGACGGAGGAAGACCTGAGATTTTTCAAAATGGACTTTGCTAAACTGGTGGCTGATAAGGAGGATGCTCTCACGCAGTTGGGCAATGCAAGATTGTCACTTAGCGATCTCAAAGAGGAGCTGGAGAAGAATAAGATGGTAGACCATGGTTGTGCCAATCTACATCAGGTCCTGAGGGTAAAGGCTGAGAAAGACCGGGACCGGGTGGTGCTAGAGAGACCAAGTGATGAGAGAGAGGGACCAGCTGAAGCAAGAGAAGAGAAAACTTGAGTATATTATTGCAGATTTTCTCAAACAGAAACATGGGTACATTGATAAGATCAAGAAGCTGAAGGAGATTTGTGATGAATTTTAAGTATGTTTTGTGGTTTATTGTTGAACATAATGATCAAGTCCTATCTGCATTGTGGCCAGTTCATTTGTGTAAGGTCTAAGTATATTATAT
This sequence is a window from Aegilops tauschii subsp. strangulata cultivar AL8/78 chromosome 7, Aet v6.0, whole genome shotgun sequence. Protein-coding genes within it:
- the LOC120971712 gene encoding uncharacterized protein produces the protein MADDELTDMMYDMEFGELMKDWIEDWSDDENSDRGDRSENGNVLEDLNMDEHDDGQKNNEHDDGEENNSEISNEDYISQLISECHNAYDYYGESNAETGLDVESLAAPDSGESLLGNVTGVEGKKNVQDTASADDKRDMFMQIIQMTFTSHEAAYDFYNSYARDNGFSIRKNRVRQGKRDNRLLTEEGHSRRLRPETRCHCEAHLTVKLDQKRGVWREIYNLCAREKRKLLSKGDAATVIGIMSRHDYEDFGDVLVFDST